In the genome of Candidatus Obscuribacterales bacterium, the window CCTGGAGGCCCTTTCGGGTTGAGGTCGCTGAGGTGGAGAATAGGTCTGCCAAGATTAAGCGGAAGATCGCTCACACCAGCTTGCGCAAGATGTTCTCGACACTAAGCAGCTTTTTTGAATTTCTTGTCGATGACGACCACGTTGAAGTGAACCTTATCCCTTCCGTAAAGAAGCGGTCTCCGTACATGGTCAAGGATGCCCAGATCAAGCAGACTCATCGTCTCAGTGAAGATCAGTGGTACTACTTGCTGGAGACGCTGAGTGAGTTGGCGAATGAAGATAGCCACTATGAACGCGCTCTGTTTGTCATCGTCCTGATGAAGACATGCTACCTTCGGGTGTCAGAGCTTTCCGAGCGTGATGCCTGGAGCCCAACAATGGGTGACTTCTTCTATGCTCGTGAGTCATGGTGGCTCAAGATATATGGCAAGGGCAAGAAAATCAGAGACGTGACCGTGCCGGACTCTTTGCTCCCCTACCTCACCCGGTATCGCCGATGGCGTCGGCTCAGCGACTTACCTGAAATCAAGGACCCTCTGCCTATGATACCCAAGGCCAGAGGTGGCGGAAATATCGGTCAGCGACAGTTGACACGACTGATCGAAGAAGCGATAGACGCCGTGGCAGACCGCATGCGGATCAAGGGGCTTGCTGAAGACGCAAAGTCACTTTCAGCCGCAACGACGCATTGGTTTCGTCATACGGGCGCCTCAATGGATGTCAATCACAGGCCTATCAAACATCTTGCTGATGATCTGGGGCACTCATCTTCAGGGACCACCGATAGAATTTATGTCCAGTCTGATGAGCAGGAGCGCGCACAGACCGGCAAAAAACGAAATGTGTAGGGGGCCCTCCCCTGCACGGCATTCATTTGACGATGAAGGCGTCCTGATAGCCTTTTGATCGCATCTGCCTCTTCAACAATTCGGCATTATCAATCCCCTTTACGGG includes:
- a CDS encoding site-specific integrase, whose product is GGIALSSSATPLPFPIFPSLKEMKMMEHKDRPEHLVQRDLSEDQWKDYRLSFEFLMGYGMRSPETFNSYRNDIQTLLLWTWQISQPKSLGELRRKDLEAFIAFCHEPPREWVMTKRLKHFEGGEGSMRPNEAWRPFRVEVAEVENRSAKIKRKIAHTSLRKMFSTLSSFFEFLVDDDHVEVNLIPSVKKRSPYMVKDAQIKQTHRLSEDQWYYLLETLSELANEDSHYERALFVIVLMKTCYLRVSELSERDAWSPTMGDFFYARESWWLKIYGKGKKIRDVTVPDSLLPYLTRYRRWRRLSDLPEIKDPLPMIPKARGGGNIGQRQLTRLIEEAIDAVADRMRIKGLAEDAKSLSAATTHWFRHTGASMDVNHRPIKHLADDLGHSSSGTTDRIYVQSDEQERAQTGKKRNV